The region GCGCTCTCCAGCTCTTCCAGCTGAAGGAAGATCCCTTTGCTCTGTTTCTTCAGGTTTTGACCAAAGTGATATTTGATGTTGGTCTGCTGGCGCATGCTGGGGAAATGGTGCTGATACACCTGGACGATCTCCTCCTGCAACTGGTTTTCCTGCTGCACCAGCATCCAGGCCATTGCGATACGCGGCCCCAGTAGCAGGCCGACTGACAGCAGGCCCGCCGTCGCCATTGCCACCTTCATGCTTTTCGCGGCCCGGCCATTACTGGCCTTTGGGCTGAACTCACTGTGCAACATATTGACGCGACAGCTTTGCCACTGCGGCTGAATCAGCACCAGCGGGTGTTGCCAGGCGTACTGGACATCCACGTTAACGCCTGCGGGGGCATCGCCGTAGCAACAGACTTCCCCTTCCCCTGTTTTCTGCATGAGCAGCGGCAGCAGGCTCGCCTCCATTTCACCGGCCACGTGGGGCGAAAAGCGCAGCCAGTAGCTCCCCTCCTGCGCCACCAGCGTACTGCCGCCTGCGGTCACGGGCAGCAGCCAGGCATCAGGCAGGGCCTGAATCACCTTTAATCCGGCGTCCTGACAGCGGGCCAACGCCGCACGCAGGCGATCGGCATCCATCGCCACGGCATCGACCTCGGCCCCTTTTTTATGCAGCACCGTCCAGTGCAGATTGTCCACGTCACCGATCAGCGTCTCCTCCGCCATCCACGAGAAGGCCATCGCCTGAGAAGCCACTTTTTTCGGCAGCGTGAAATGCCGGAAGATCATGTCGCTGGCGGGAAGCAGTAAACAGACGCGCGCAGCCAGCGGGTGATCCGCCAGCGCCTCCAGGGTGTCGAGCACCTCAACGCGTTCACTGCCGGACTCACACCACATTATTTTCCCGCCCTCGCGGCTGTCGGGACGAACAAAAAGCACCTGTTTCATAACGTTCTACTTTTCTTA is a window of Enterobacter hormaechei ATCC 49162 DNA encoding:
- the gspL gene encoding type II secretion system protein GspL, producing MKQVLFVRPDSREGGKIMWCESGSERVEVLDTLEALADHPLAARVCLLLPASDMIFRHFTLPKKVASQAMAFSWMAEETLIGDVDNLHWTVLHKKGAEVDAVAMDADRLRAALARCQDAGLKVIQALPDAWLLPVTAGGSTLVAQEGSYWLRFSPHVAGEMEASLLPLLMQKTGEGEVCCYGDAPAGVNVDVQYAWQHPLVLIQPQWQSCRVNMLHSEFSPKASNGRAAKSMKVAMATAGLLSVGLLLGPRIAMAWMLVQQENQLQEEIVQVYQHHFPSMRQQTNIKYHFGQNLKKQSKGIFLQLEELESARQAVPAMEIDLLEYDAQQNRLTLSVSAQNQPALQAFVNQTSENFDFSLQPVSTTEPYTAMIAGKHK